The sequence below is a genomic window from Ignavibacteriales bacterium.
CGGTAGTTTATGTTTCAAATTCACTTGGGTCTATTAACCCAGTAAAACAAATAATTGACATCGCTCATAAAAAAAATATTGTTGTAATGATTGATGCCGCACAGGCGGTTAATCATTTACCGATTGATGTTCAGGAACTTGATTGCGATTTCCTTGCATTTTCCGGACATAAAATTTATGGTCCAACCGGAATCGGTGTGCTTTATGGAAAAGTAAACCTGCTTGAAAGAATGCCTCCATATATGGGCGGCGGAGATATGATTTCAAAAGTTACTTTTGAAAAAACAACGTACAATGAACTGCCGCATAAGTTTGAAGCCGGAACCCCTGATATTGCAGGCGCAATAGGGCTCGGCGCTGCTATTGATTATGTAACAAATATTGGAATTGAAAAAATAGCAAAGCATGAAAATGATTTGCTGGTTTATGCAACCGAAGCTGTTTCAAATATGAAAGGATTAAGAGTCATTGGAACTGCCGAAGAAAAATGTGCCGTCTTATCATTTGTTTTTGATAATGTTCATCCTCACGATGTAGGTACATTTTTAGATTTTGAAGGCGTGGCAATCAGAACAGGACATCACTGCACACAGCCTTTGATGAACAGGTTTAATGTTCCAGCTACATCACGTGCATCGTTTGCTGTGTATAATACAAAAGAAGAAGTGGATATTTTAATCAGGGGATTGAAAAAGATAACAGAGGTGTTCAATTAATGGAAACTGAATTACGCGAACTTTATCAGCAGGTAATTTTAGATCATAATAAGAGCCCGAGAAACTATAAGAAGATAGAACCTTCAACTCACTTTGCAGAAGGATACAATCCATTATGCGGAGATACTGTACACATTTATCTTTTTGTTGAAGACGGATTAATAAAAGATGTTTCATTCCAAGGTTCAGGATGTGCAATATCAAAAGCATCTGCATCCTTGATGAGTACAATTGTTAAAGGCAAAACTGTTGATGAAGCACACAAGTTGTTTGAAAAGTTTCATGATTTAATTACAGGTAAGCTGGGAGAAAATCCTGACATTGATGAACTCGGTAAACTCGCAGTGTTTGCCGGAGTGCAGGAATTCCCTGCCAGAGTAAAATGCGCTTCACTTGCCTGGCATACTATGGAATCAGCTTTGAAAGAGAATAAAGAAAAAGTAACAACTGAATAGTTCTATGTCATCCTGAGCCTGTCGAAGGATGACGGTTACTCAGTTTTCAAGTCACACTTCGACAAGCTCAGTGTGACATCGTTATTAGAAATATTATGTCACAAATAAATAAACAACAGCTCGAAGAAAAAATAATTCAAACACTAAAAACATGTTACGATCCTGAAATTCCGGTTGACATTTTTGAGCTTGGATTGATATATGAAATTGCAATTGATGACAATGCTAATGTCGAAGTCAAAATGACTCTTACTTCCCCATCATGTCCTGTTGCCGGTACATTACCCCCCGAAGTAGAGGGGAAAGTAAAAAGTATTCCCGATATAAAAAGTGCAAAGGTTACTTTAGTTTGGAATCCGCCATGGGAAAAAGATATGATGTCTGAAGTTGCAAAGCTTGAACTTGGATTTTTGTAAAGCGGTTAGTTTGTCATCCCGAATTTATTCCGGGATCTTAAGCAAGATTACACAAGACTAAGAACCTGAAACAAGTTCAGGTTGACAATTACTTAAAACTAAAATTATAAGGAGATAAAATGTTCAATGTACTTTCGCGTCCTCCGATGTATGACCAGGACGCAGTTCAGCCAATGCGTGATGAATTGGTTGCAGTAGGTTTCACCGAACTTCTTACAACCGAAGAAGTTGATAAAGCAATTAATGTTAAAGATGATAAAACAGCTTTAGTAATGATAAATTCTGTTTGCGGTTGCGCTGCCGGAAGTGCAAGACCGGGAGTTTCACTCGCGCTTCAGAATAATATTATTCCTGACAAACTTTTTACAGCATTTGCAGGACAGGAACGCGATGCTGTTGACAGTGTTCGTGCTTTGGTAAAAGGTTTTCCTCCCTCATCACCGAGTGTTGCTTTATTTAAGAATGGTGAACTGATTTATTTTATGCCGAGACTTGATATTGAAGGTTATGACGCACACAGTATTGCAAAAAGATTAGTCGCAGTGTTTAATGAAAAATGTTCTGCCGCAGGTCCGTCAATTCCACCGGACGCCTTTGAAAAAGTTATGTATGCAAAAGCATGCGGTTCAAAAATTCCGTTGTATAAAGGATAATTTATAATTGTCATTTCGAAGGAGTCTTCGACTGAGAAATCTCCGAAATTAATATTGCATCAGATTTCTCCCTACGGTCGAAATTACAAGTTGGTATTTTCAGATCAAATAGGTTAAAGAACATTTGACTTACTGAGCCTGTCGAAGTATGACAGAATAATCGTCACTCTTCGACAAGCTCATGGTGACAATAAAAAAAATAAAATGAAATTCAGTACACAAGAAGAATACGGATTAAGATTATTACTCAGGATCGGGAAGAGTAACTCCCCCAACGGAATGACAATTCCTGAACTTAGTGAATTAGAAGGCTTAACTGAAGCTAACGTTGCAAAGATTTTGCGTGTGCTTCGTCTGGCAGGCTTTGTTGAAAGTTCACGCGGACAAACCGGTGGTTACAAACTTGCACGAACACCAAATGAAATTCTTGTCGGAGATGTGTTGACTGCACTCGGCGGTAAGTTGTATGAATCTTCTTTCTGTGATTTGCATGCAGGCGTTGAAAACATCTGCACAAATTCAATCGATTGCTCAATACGCTCACTCTGGAAAACAATTCAGACTATGCTTGATGGTGTTCTGAGTAAAATTACACTTCAAGATCTATTAGGGAAAGAACATGAAGTTGAATCATTTGTTACTAACTTAACAGATGAATTAGACTTCAATACAAAGTACTAATATCTTTTAATACCTCTCAGATCTGACTGTCACCCTATCCAGCATCTCCATATTCACTTCAACACCAATTCCTGGCTTGGTTGGAACATCCATTGTTCCATCTTTATTCACAACAAATTCCGGTTCAACTATATCTTCCTTGTAATATCTTTTGCTTGCAGAAATATCGCCGGGTAAAGTGAAGTTAGGCAGAGATGCGAGAGCTACATTCCCTGCTCTTCCGATTCCTGATTCAAGCATACCGCCGCACCAGACAGGAATATTTTTACTTGCACAATAATCGTGAATAAGTTTTGATTCTGTGAATCCACCGACTCTTCCGGGTTTTATATTTATTACTCTGCAGCTATCAAGTTCAATTGCTGCGCGTGTATCATCAAGTGAGTGAATGCTTTCATCAAGACAAATTGGTGTGTTCAATTCTTTCTGAAGTTTTGAATGATCATAAATATCTTCATAACTCAGAGGTTGTTCGATCAATAACAAATTTAAATCATCCATTTGCTTGAACAGGTTTACATGTTCCAATTCATAAGCTGAGTTTGCATCGACCTGGAAAAGAATGTCCGGATATTCTTTTCTGACAGCTTTGACAAATTGAATATC
It includes:
- a CDS encoding BrxA/BrxB family bacilliredoxin; this encodes MYDQDAVQPMRDELVAVGFTELLTTEEVDKAINVKDDKTALVMINSVCGCAAGSARPGVSLALQNNIIPDKLFTAFAGQERDAVDSVRALVKGFPPSSPSVALFKNGELIYFMPRLDIEGYDAHSIAKRLVAVFNEKCSAAGPSIPPDAFEKVMYAKACGSKIPLYKG
- the menC gene encoding o-succinylbenzoate synthase, with translation MKIEKIELRHIKMELVTPFTTSMGTEYDEEHIIVRVDGEGLTGWGESVAEGTPFYSYETVTTAWHILQDFLIPSILGKNISSIDDAIKSYSKVRGHMMAKAGLEAALWDLFAKSKNISLSKMVGADKNKINVGVSIGIQSSVPDLIKKIEGYLAEGYKRIKIKIAPGNDIQFVKAVRKEYPDILFQVDANSAYELEHVNLFKQMDDLNLLLIEQPLSYEDIYDHSKLQKELNTPICLDESIHSLDDTRAAIELDSCRVINIKPGRVGGFTESKLIHDYCASKNIPVWCGGMLESGIGRAGNVALASLPNFTLPGDISASKRYYKEDIVEPEFVVNKDGTMDVPTKPGIGVEVNMEMLDRVTVRSERY
- a CDS encoding DUF59 domain-containing protein, which produces MSQINKQQLEEKIIQTLKTCYDPEIPVDIFELGLIYEIAIDDNANVEVKMTLTSPSCPVAGTLPPEVEGKVKSIPDIKSAKVTLVWNPPWEKDMMSEVAKLELGFL
- a CDS encoding Rrf2 family transcriptional regulator: MKFSTQEEYGLRLLLRIGKSNSPNGMTIPELSELEGLTEANVAKILRVLRLAGFVESSRGQTGGYKLARTPNEILVGDVLTALGGKLYESSFCDLHAGVENICTNSIDCSIRSLWKTIQTMLDGVLSKITLQDLLGKEHEVESFVTNLTDELDFNTKY
- a CDS encoding SUF system NifU family Fe-S cluster assembly protein produces the protein METELRELYQQVILDHNKSPRNYKKIEPSTHFAEGYNPLCGDTVHIYLFVEDGLIKDVSFQGSGCAISKASASLMSTIVKGKTVDEAHKLFEKFHDLITGKLGENPDIDELGKLAVFAGVQEFPARVKCASLAWHTMESALKENKEKVTTE
- a CDS encoding cysteine desulfurase — encoded protein: MKTEIEIPVNRESKEFNIDIIRDDFPILKTKVHNKPLVYLDNAATTQKPQQVINAMNNYYRTMNSNIHRGVHSLSVVATEAFERARIKIKQFINAFGKNEIIFTRGTTESINLVAQTYGRMVVNEGDEIIISHMEHHSNIVPWQMLCLEKKAVLKVIPVNDKGELIIEEFEKMITERTKIVSVVYVSNSLGSINPVKQIIDIAHKKNIVVMIDAAQAVNHLPIDVQELDCDFLAFSGHKIYGPTGIGVLYGKVNLLERMPPYMGGGDMISKVTFEKTTYNELPHKFEAGTPDIAGAIGLGAAIDYVTNIGIEKIAKHENDLLVYATEAVSNMKGLRVIGTAEEKCAVLSFVFDNVHPHDVGTFLDFEGVAIRTGHHCTQPLMNRFNVPATSRASFAVYNTKEEVDILIRGLKKITEVFN